Proteins encoded within one genomic window of Bradyrhizobium sp. CB1717:
- a CDS encoding RNA-binding protein: MLASTDSELDHGPRTERSATVRMCAVSRQVRPIDKLIRFVVSPQGDIVPDLKRKLPGRGMWVTASREVVAEAVRRHQFNKAFKRELRVPQTLPADIEALLVRSVTEALGIAAKAGQVVAGFGKVESALREGTAEVLIHASDGAADGIRKLDMLARQNAGNRGAKPPIPVVTALKSLELDLALTRSNVIHAALLAGPASRSFLSRSQMLVRYRMADDDKTAEKHGQDF, from the coding sequence ATGTGCGCGGTCAGCCGGCAGGTCCGGCCGATCGACAAGCTGATCCGCTTCGTCGTCTCGCCGCAAGGCGACATAGTTCCCGACCTCAAGCGCAAGCTGCCCGGACGCGGCATGTGGGTCACCGCCTCACGCGAGGTGGTTGCGGAAGCCGTGCGGCGTCACCAATTTAACAAAGCCTTCAAGCGCGAGCTGCGCGTTCCCCAGACGCTTCCCGCCGATATTGAGGCGCTCCTCGTCAGGAGCGTGACGGAAGCCCTTGGGATCGCCGCCAAGGCGGGCCAGGTCGTGGCCGGCTTCGGCAAGGTCGAGAGCGCCCTGCGGGAAGGCACGGCCGAGGTCCTGATCCACGCCAGTGACGGGGCTGCGGACGGAATCCGCAAATTGGACATGCTGGCGCGTCAAAATGCCGGAAATCGCGGTGCCAAACCGCCGATTCCCGTCGTCACCGCACTGAAATCGTTAGAATTGGATTTGGCACTGACCCGGTCAAATGTGATACATGCTGCGCTGCTCGCGGGCCCGGCGAGCAGGTCATTCCTGTCACGTAGCCAGATGCTGGTCCGATACCGGATGGCGGACGATGACAAGACTGCCGAAAAGCACGGCCAGGATTTCTGA
- the infB gene encoding translation initiation factor IF-2: MVDTKTPGDKKLSVPSKTLSLKPRVETGTVRQSFSHGRSKQVVVEKRGKRRIDGTPEPQAAEVAKPAPAAPTPAPARPAPPRNAGSGVVLRTLTEDERSARASALADAKVREVEERRQAEEEAQRRAVREAAERAEREAAESRRKAEEERHRHEDEAKRKAETEAKKRFGEGEQPQSAPRPAAATPAAPAPRPTSAPAARPGAPATARPGTTTARPGTTTQRPAGGGPLGRTPAVAAGPDEDDGPRQIRRGPGGAARPAAAPKTTHKPGPQKERGRLTVVTALNADEVRERSIASFRRRTQRLKGHASNEPKEKLIREVVIPEAITIQELANRMAERAVDVIRMLMKQGAMHKITDVIDADTAQLIAEELGHTVKRVAASDVEEGLFDQVDDSTDTETRSPVVTVMGHVDHGKTSLLDALRHANVVSGEAGGITQHIGAYQVLSPESGKKITFIDTPGHAAFTAMRARGAKVTDIVVLVVAADDGVMPQTVEAINHAKAAGVPIIVAINKIDKPDAKPERVRTELLQHEVQVESFGGEVVDVEVSAKNKTNLDKLLEMIALQAEILDLKTNSERPAEGTVIEAKLDRGRGPVATVLVQRGTLRVGDIIVAGAEMGRVRALISDQGETVQEAGPSVPVEVLGFNGPPEAGDRLAVVENEARARQITSYRAHQKRENAAASISGMRGSLEQMMSQLKTAGRKEFPLIVKADVQGSLEAILGSLEKLGTDEVAARILHAGVGGISESDVTLAEGFNAAIIGFSVRANKEAAAAAKRNGIEIRYYNIIYDLVDDVKKAMSGLLAPTLRETMLGNAEILEIFNISKVGKVAGCRVTDGTVERGANVRLIRDNVVVHEGKLSTLKRFKDEVKEVQSGQECGMAFESYHDMRAGDVIECYRVETIQRSL; the protein is encoded by the coding sequence ATGGTTGATACCAAGACCCCTGGCGACAAGAAGCTGAGCGTTCCGAGCAAGACGCTATCGCTCAAGCCGCGCGTCGAAACGGGTACCGTGCGCCAGAGCTTCAGCCATGGCCGCAGCAAGCAGGTCGTGGTCGAGAAGCGCGGCAAGCGCCGGATCGACGGAACCCCTGAGCCGCAGGCTGCCGAGGTTGCGAAGCCCGCGCCGGCCGCCCCCACGCCCGCTCCGGCCCGCCCGGCCCCGCCGCGCAATGCCGGTTCCGGCGTGGTCCTGCGCACCCTCACCGAGGACGAGCGCTCGGCCCGCGCGAGCGCGCTGGCCGATGCCAAGGTGCGCGAAGTCGAAGAGCGCCGCCAGGCCGAGGAAGAGGCCCAGCGCCGCGCGGTCCGCGAGGCTGCCGAACGCGCCGAGCGCGAAGCCGCCGAATCCCGCCGCAAGGCCGAGGAAGAGCGCCACCGTCACGAGGACGAAGCCAAGCGGAAGGCCGAGACCGAGGCCAAGAAGCGTTTCGGCGAAGGCGAGCAGCCGCAATCCGCTCCGCGTCCCGCCGCGGCGACGCCGGCCGCTCCCGCGCCGCGTCCCACCAGCGCGCCCGCAGCGCGTCCCGGCGCCCCCGCGACGGCACGTCCGGGAACAACGACCGCGCGCCCCGGAACGACCACGCAACGGCCGGCCGGCGGCGGCCCGCTGGGTCGTACTCCGGCAGTCGCAGCCGGACCGGACGAGGACGATGGTCCGCGCCAGATCCGCCGCGGTCCCGGCGGCGCTGCGCGTCCTGCGGCAGCCCCCAAGACCACCCACAAGCCCGGCCCGCAGAAGGAACGCGGCCGCCTGACCGTCGTCACCGCGCTCAATGCCGACGAGGTGCGCGAGCGCTCGATCGCCTCGTTCCGTCGCCGCACCCAGCGCCTGAAGGGGCATGCCTCGAATGAGCCGAAGGAAAAGCTCATCCGCGAGGTGGTCATTCCGGAAGCGATCACCATCCAGGAGCTCGCCAACCGCATGGCCGAGCGCGCGGTGGACGTCATCCGCATGCTGATGAAGCAGGGCGCGATGCACAAGATCACCGACGTGATCGACGCCGACACTGCGCAGCTGATCGCCGAAGAGCTCGGTCACACCGTCAAGCGCGTTGCCGCCTCCGACGTTGAAGAAGGCCTGTTCGACCAGGTCGACGATTCCACGGACACCGAGACCCGTTCGCCTGTGGTGACCGTGATGGGCCACGTCGACCACGGCAAGACCTCGCTGCTCGACGCGCTTCGTCACGCCAACGTGGTCTCCGGCGAAGCCGGCGGCATCACCCAGCATATCGGCGCCTATCAGGTGCTGTCGCCCGAGAGCGGCAAGAAGATCACCTTCATCGACACGCCCGGCCACGCCGCGTTCACCGCGATGCGCGCCCGCGGCGCCAAGGTCACCGACATCGTCGTGCTGGTGGTCGCGGCCGATGACGGCGTGATGCCGCAGACGGTCGAAGCCATCAACCACGCCAAGGCGGCAGGCGTGCCGATCATCGTTGCCATCAACAAGATCGACAAGCCCGATGCCAAGCCCGAGCGCGTGCGCACCGAGCTGCTCCAGCACGAGGTGCAGGTGGAATCCTTCGGCGGCGAGGTCGTCGACGTCGAGGTGTCCGCCAAGAACAAGACCAATCTCGACAAGCTGCTCGAGATGATCGCGCTGCAGGCCGAAATCCTCGACCTGAAGACCAATTCGGAGCGTCCGGCCGAAGGCACCGTGATCGAAGCCAAGCTCGATCGCGGCCGTGGTCCGGTCGCCACCGTGCTGGTCCAGCGCGGCACCCTCCGTGTCGGAGACATCATCGTCGCCGGCGCCGAGATGGGCCGCGTCCGCGCGCTGATCTCGGATCAGGGCGAGACCGTGCAGGAAGCAGGCCCCTCGGTGCCGGTCGAAGTGCTCGGCTTCAACGGTCCGCCGGAAGCCGGCGATCGTCTCGCCGTGGTGGAGAACGAAGCCCGCGCCCGCCAGATCACCAGCTACCGCGCGCACCAGAAGCGCGAGAACGCGGCTGCCTCGATCTCCGGCATGCGCGGCTCGCTCGAGCAGATGATGTCGCAATTGAAGACGGCGGGCCGCAAGGAATTCCCGCTGATCGTCAAGGCCGACGTGCAGGGCTCGCTCGAAGCCATCCTCGGCTCGCTGGAGAAGCTCGGCACCGACGAAGTCGCCGCCCGCATCCTGCATGCCGGCGTCGGCGGTATCTCGGAATCCGACGTGACGCTCGCGGAAGGCTTCAACGCCGCGATCATCGGCTTCTCGGTTCGTGCCAACAAGGAGGCCGCTGCGGCCGCCAAGCGCAACGGCATCGAGATCCGCTACTACAACATCATCTACGACCTCGTGGACGACGTGAAGAAGGCGATGAGCGGCCTGCTCGCGCCGACCTTGCGCGAAACCATGCTGGGCAATGCCGAGATCCTGGAGATCTTCAACATCTCCAAGGTCGGCAAGGTCGCCGGCTGCCGCGTCACCGACGGTACCGTGGAACGCGGCGCCAATGTGCGCCTGATCCGCGACAACGTCGTCGTGCACGAAGGCAAGCTGTCGACGCTGAAGCGCTTCAAGGACGAGGTGAAGGAAGTCCAGTCCGGTCAGGAATGCGGCATGGCCTTCGAGAGCTATCACGACATGCGTGCGGGTGACGTGATCGAGTGTTATCGCGTGGAGACGATCCAGCGCTCCCTGTAA